Part of the Longimicrobium sp. genome is shown below.
TCGGGCGACGCATCGAACACCCCCGCCATCTCCGCCCCCGGCACGTCGCGCAGGATGCGGGCGTGGTGGAACCCCAGGCTCCCGACCCCCAGCACCCCCACGCGCAACGGCTTCACAAGCTCACCCCGCGCTCCGAGCCGCCGAAGAAGCCCAGGAACACCTCCACCTCGGGAAGCGCGCGCAGCTCCTCGCGAGCCCGCGCCAGCGCCTGCGTGGTGTTGTGGCTGCTCGCGAAGAAGATGCGGTACGCCTTCTTCAGCTCGTCGCGCACCTCTTTCGAGAAGCCGCGGCGCTGGAGGCCCACCGAGTTGAGCCCGTACAGCTCCAGCGGGATCCCCGCCGCCTTTACGTAGGGCGGGATGTCCTTGGAGATGCGCGACTGCCCGCCCACGAAGGCGTGCTGCCCGATGCGGACGAACTGGTGGATCGGCGTCATCCCGCCCACGATCGCCCAGTCGTCGATGCTCACGTGACCCGCCATGTTCACGGCGTTGGAGAGGATCACGTGGTCGCCCAGGCGGCAGTCGTGCGCCACGTGGACGTACGACATCAGCATACAGTCGCTCCCCACCTGCGTGAGGCCCGAGGCCGCCGTGCCGCGGTTGAGGGTCGCGTACTCGCGCACCACGGTGCGGTCGCCCACGCGCAGGTAGGTGCGCTCGCCGGCGTACTTCAGGTCCTGCGGGTCGGTGCCCAGCACGGCGCCGTACGAGATCTGGCAGTCCTCGCCCACGGCGGTGTCGCGCTCGATCACCACGTGCCCCGCCAGCCGCGTGCGCGCCCCCAGCGACACGCCGGGGCCCACGATGCAGAACGGCCCCACCACCACACCCTCGCCCAGCTCGGCGGACTCGTCCACCAGCGCGGTGGGGTGCACCTGGGTCTCGGTCGCGATCGCCATCAGCGGTCCACCACGCGAGCCATCATGTCCGCCTCGGCCGCGAGCTGGCCGTCGACGGTCCCCGTGCCGCGCATCTTGACCGTGGCGCCGCGCACCTGCACCAGCTCCACCTCGAAGCGGATCTGGTCGCCCGGGGTCACGGGGCGCCGCCAGCGCACGTTGTCGAGCGCCATGAAGTAGATCACCTTGTCCTCCAGGTTCTCCACGTTCTCCAGCACGAGAAGCCCGCCCACCTGGGCCATCGCCTCGATGATCATCACCCCCGGCATCACGGGGCGGCCGGGGAAGTGGCCCTGGAAGAACGGCTCGTTGATGGTCACGTTCTTGAGCCCCACGATCCGCTTCCGCTCCTCGAACTCCACCACCCGGTCCACCAGGAGGAAGGGGTAGCGGTGCGGAAGGTAGTGCATGATCTGCTCGATGTTCAGGATCGGCCGCGTGAGCGCCTTCTTCTCCGCGCGGGCGATGAGCTGCTGGGCGAGCGCCACGTTCCCCGCGTGCCCCGGCTTCTCCGCCACGATGTGCGCCTGGATGCGCGCGCCCACCAGCGACAGGTCGCCGATCACGTCGAGCGTCTTGTGGCGCACGAACTCGTCGGGGAAGCGCAGCTCCGTCCCGTCCACCAGCCCGTCCTCGGTGAGCACCACCGCGTTGTCCGGCGAGCCGCCCTGCGCCAGCCCGCGGCCGCGCATCGCCTCCACGTCGCGCAGGAAGCCGAAGGTGCGCGCGGCGAGCACGTCGCGGCGCAGCGCCTCGCCCAGCCCGAACGACCCGAACTGCCGCCCGATCAGCGGGTGGTCGAACTCGATGGTGGTGGACACGCGAAGCGCGTCGGCCGTCGCCACCACGTACTGCGCGACGCCCTTGGTGACCTGGAAGGGCGCGTCCACGGTGAGGATCTTGGCGGGCGCGTCCTGCTCCTCCACGCCGCACGCGGCCAGCATCTCGTCGAAGATGCGGGCGCTGCCGTCGCCGGCGGGGGGCTCGCTGGCGTCCAGCTCCACCACGGCGTTGTCCACGCCGTGCGCCACCGCGGCGGCCAGGAAGTGCTCCACCGTGTGCACGCGCGCCTCGCCCAGCCCGATGGTGGTCCCCAGGTCCGTCCCCACCACGTGGCTCACGTGAGCGGGGATGGAGGGGGAGCCTTCCAGGTCGGTGCGGCGGAAGACGATCCCCGTGTTCACGGGGGCGGGAAGGACGCGCATCCGCACCGGCTCGCCGGTGTGGAGCCCCACGCCCTGCGCCTCGCCGGGGGAGACGATGGTGTTCTGTCGGGGTGTGCTCGGCATGTATCGGTCAGGGGGCGGCGTACCGGCCCGGTTCACGTTTCAGCTTTCCGACGCGCGTGGCGGCGGCGCGGTCACTTCCCCAGCACGGCGCGCTCCAGCTCGCGCAGCCGCTTCATCAGCTCGGGGAGCTTGAAGAAGGCGGCCTGCGCCCTCATCGCCTCCCGGTGCGGCCGGGCCGGGTAGCCGCTGACGGTCTCGCCCGCCGCCACGCTCGCCGTGACCCCCGCCTGCCCTCCGACGCGCGCCCCGGCGCCGATCTCCAGGTGGCCGCCCACCCCCGCCTGCCCGGCAAGGACGGCGCCGTCGCCCACGCGGGTGCTCCCGCTGATCCCCACCTGCGAGATGATGATGACGTGGCGGCCGATGCGGCAGTTGTGCCCGATCATCACCAGGTTGTCGATCTTGCTCCCCTGCCCCACCACGGTGTCGCCGATGGAGCCGCGGTCGATGGTCGTGTTGCACCCGATCTCCACGTCGTCCTCGATGCGGCACCCGCCCACCTGCGGCACCTTGCGGTGCCCGCCGTTTTCCCACACGAAGCCGAAGCCGTCCGCCCCCAGCCGCGCGCCGCTGTGGATGACGGAGCGGGCGCCCACCCGCGCGCCGTCGTACAGGGTGACGTGCGCGTGGAGCACCGCGTCCTCCGCCACCGTGCACCCGCGCCCCAGCACTGTGTGCGCCCCCACCCGCGCCCGCTCCCCCACCCGCGCCCCCTCGCCGATCACGGCGTAGGGCCCGACGGTGGCGGAGGCGGCGACCTCGGCCCCCTCGCCGACCACCGCGGTGGGATGCACGCCGGGCGCCGGTACCCGCTCCGGGTACAGCGCGCCCAGGACGCGCGCAAGTGCGCGGCGCGGGTCGTCCACCCGCACCGCGGCCATGTGCGCCGGAAGGGGGACGTCTGCGTCGCGCGCGACGAGCACCGCGGCGGCCTGCGACGCCTGAATGTAGGGAAAGTAGCGGGCCTCGGCAACGAACGAGATCTGGTCCGCCCCCGCCTCCTCCAGCGGCGCCACCCCGCTCACCGTCCTGCTCCCGTCCCCCTCGACCACCCCATCCGCGATGTGCGCGATCTCGTCGATCGTCATGTGCGGCATGTCGTTCCGCCTTCCCGTCTCATGTGTTTTCCGCGGGCCCCCTCCCCCGCTCGTTCCTCGCGGCCCCTCCCCCAAAACAACCTGGGGGAGGGGCGGGGCGTCCGGAGCTCGCCTGGTGGCTGCTGCTGGCCTCCAGGGGCCCGGGCGGTTGAAACCGCGGCAACAACCGCACAAAGTCCGCCTGCGCGGACTCCCGGCCGAATGCTGCGCCACTCCAGCCCACTTCAGTGGGCTTCGCGTGGTTCCAGCCGGGGGCTTCAGCTCCCGGTGCTCCGGCACCCGTGCCGGAGCCGGATGCCCGCCACCGGGAGCCTGCGAAGGCAGGCTTCCCGCCGTTGTTGCCGCGGTTTCAACCGCCGGGCTCCCTGGGGCTGCCACCCCACCCACCCCCCAAAAACAAAGCGCGCCCACGGCCGAAGCCGCGGGCGCACTCAGTTTAGCGGGAGACGCCGCCCTCAGGCAAACGCCGCGCGCGCCTTTACGGACGGGGCGCGGGCGCCGCCGGGGCCGGAGTGGCCGCCGGAGCCGGGAGCGCACGCACCGCCGCGATCACGCGGTCCGTGATGTCGAACGCCGGGTCCACCGCCACCACGAAGTTCGCGGCCGCGTCCCAGATCATCGAGAAGCCCTGCTCGCGCCGGATCCGCTCGATCGCCTCGGTCACCTGGCGCATCACGGGGGCCACCACCGCCTGCTGGCGCTGCTCGGCGAGCTGGTTGAGCTGCGCCACGCGCTGCTGGTACGCCGCCACGCTCTGCTGCAGCGCCTGCTGCTGCTGCGTGCGGGCCGCGGCCGTCAGCGTGGTGTTGGCCTGCAGCGCCTCCTGGCGGCGTTGGAGCGAGCGCTCCAGCGTGTCCACCTCGGTGCGGTAGCGGCCCAGCTCGCTTTCCAGCGAGCGCTGCGCGGCGCCCACGCTGGGGAGCTCCGCCAGCACGCGCTGGGTGTTCACCACCCCGATCTTGAACTGCCCCTGCTGCGCCGCCACGGGCGCCGCACCCAGCACGAGCGCCGCCGCGGCGCCCAGGAAACCGATCGAAAGAAAACGTCGCATCACACTGCTCCGAGAGAAGTTAGAACTGGTTGCCCAGACGGAAGTGGACCTGCCATCCGGGCTGCGCCCGGTCGAACCCGTACGCCGCGTCCACGCCGATGGCGCCCAGGAACGGGGTCACCAGCGTGCCGCCCACACCCGCGCTCCTGAAGAGGCGCGTGGGGTCGAACTGCGCGACGTCGTCGTACACGTTGCCGGCGTCGCTGAACGCGTGCACCGAGAGGATGTCGCTCACCCGCACCGCCAGCTCGCCGCTCATGGTGAGGAACGAGTCGCCCAGGCACCCCTGCAGGAAGCGGCTGCGGCAGTTCACGTCGTAGCCGCGCGGCCCGATGCTGAACTCCTGGTACCCGCGAAGCTGCAGCGGCTGGCTCGTCTGCACGCCGCCGATGTAGAAGCGCTCGAAGGGGAACGGACCCACCTCGCCGAAGATGGTGCCGGCGTTGGCGCGCACCCCCAGCGCCATGCGGATGGGGCGCGGGCCGCCGCCGATGGCCGCCACCGGGGCCCACCACTCCGCCTCGCCCATCAGCTTCTGGTAGTTGCCGGTGCCGCCCAGGGGCCCGCCCGTCTGCTCCAGCGAGATCGACTCGCGCACGCCCTGCGTGGGGAAGAGCGGGTGGTTCTTGGTGTCGCGCGTCAGCGACATCGACAGCCGGCTCGCCAGCGCGTCGGGAAGGCAGAAGATGCTCTGGTTCTCGCCGCCGCACTCTTCGTTGTCCGACGCGTTGTACGACGTGTTGGAGAGCGAGTAGCCCAAAAAGGCGCGGGTGCGCGTGGAGCCCGGCACCGGAATGCCGAAGTTCACGCTGCCGCCCGTCACCAGCCGCCGCCCGTTGCCGAAGCGCACGTAGCGGTCGCCGCGGCGGTAGACCGAGAAGCTCCCCGAGTTGCGCGTGCCGGCCAGCGCCGGGTCCGTGTAGCTCGCCTCGAAAGTGCTGCGCCCGTAGCCGTACTCGGCCCGCAGCGACGCCTGCTTCCCCTGCCCGAAGAGGTTCGGCTGCTGGTAGCCGATGAAGCCCGCCACGCGCCCCGAGTTGCCGCCGTACCCGCCGCCGAACACCGTGCCGAAGTTCAGGTTCCCCGTCTGCTTCTCCTTGACGTGGAACACCAGGTCCACCTGGCCCGTCTCCGGGTCCGGGTTGATGTCCGGCTGCGGCATGGGGCTCTCAAAGAAGCCCAGGCCGTTGATGCTCTGGTAGCTCTGGAGGACGCGCTCCTCGT
Proteins encoded:
- a CDS encoding OmpH family outer membrane protein, which encodes MRRFLSIGFLGAAAALVLGAAPVAAQQGQFKIGVVNTQRVLAELPSVGAAQRSLESELGRYRTEVDTLERSLQRRQEALQANTTLTAAARTQQQQALQQSVAAYQQRVAQLNQLAEQRQQAVVAPVMRQVTEAIERIRREQGFSMIWDAAANFVVAVDPAFDITDRVIAAVRALPAPAATPAPAAPAPRP
- the lpxA gene encoding acyl-ACP--UDP-N-acetylglucosamine O-acyltransferase, whose protein sequence is MAIATETQVHPTALVDESAELGEGVVVGPFCIVGPGVSLGARTRLAGHVVIERDTAVGEDCQISYGAVLGTDPQDLKYAGERTYLRVGDRTVVREYATLNRGTAASGLTQVGSDCMLMSYVHVAHDCRLGDHVILSNAVNMAGHVSIDDWAIVGGMTPIHQFVRIGQHAFVGGQSRISKDIPPYVKAAGIPLELYGLNSVGLQRRGFSKEVRDELKKAYRIFFASSHNTTQALARAREELRALPEVEVFLGFFGGSERGVSL
- the lpxD gene encoding UDP-3-O-(3-hydroxymyristoyl)glucosamine N-acyltransferase, whose protein sequence is MPHMTIDEIAHIADGVVEGDGSRTVSGVAPLEEAGADQISFVAEARYFPYIQASQAAAVLVARDADVPLPAHMAAVRVDDPRRALARVLGALYPERVPAPGVHPTAVVGEGAEVAASATVGPYAVIGEGARVGERARVGAHTVLGRGCTVAEDAVLHAHVTLYDGARVGARSVIHSGARLGADGFGFVWENGGHRKVPQVGGCRIEDDVEIGCNTTIDRGSIGDTVVGQGSKIDNLVMIGHNCRIGRHVIIISQVGISGSTRVGDGAVLAGQAGVGGHLEIGAGARVGGQAGVTASVAAGETVSGYPARPHREAMRAQAAFFKLPELMKRLRELERAVLGK
- a CDS encoding bifunctional UDP-3-O-[3-hydroxymyristoyl] N-acetylglucosamine deacetylase/3-hydroxyacyl-ACP dehydratase codes for the protein MPSTPRQNTIVSPGEAQGVGLHTGEPVRMRVLPAPVNTGIVFRRTDLEGSPSIPAHVSHVVGTDLGTTIGLGEARVHTVEHFLAAAVAHGVDNAVVELDASEPPAGDGSARIFDEMLAACGVEEQDAPAKILTVDAPFQVTKGVAQYVVATADALRVSTTIEFDHPLIGRQFGSFGLGEALRRDVLAARTFGFLRDVEAMRGRGLAQGGSPDNAVVLTEDGLVDGTELRFPDEFVRHKTLDVIGDLSLVGARIQAHIVAEKPGHAGNVALAQQLIARAEKKALTRPILNIEQIMHYLPHRYPFLLVDRVVEFEERKRIVGLKNVTINEPFFQGHFPGRPVMPGVMIIEAMAQVGGLLVLENVENLEDKVIYFMALDNVRWRRPVTPGDQIRFEVELVQVRGATVKMRGTGTVDGQLAAEADMMARVVDR